AGTTTATAACTAAACAAAACAACATAAACGAATAACCCACTAGACACGATTCACCAACTCGTAAAATAACTAAAAACTAGATTTAAACtccccccgcgttgcggcgggggcgtagAACTATGCCAAATAGCATTAATGCCACACCACCGTCAGCGACTACCAACACtgagtcgatctaggacccgcgcgttgtgacaaacttgtcaaacgaaaaaaataaatgtaaaacattgaaccacacatgtATGTTGTGTCGTATTAACTCGCATAATTTTGAACGAAACAAAAAAACGTTAAACGACACACACACGTCGCGTCGtcttaactcgcaaaatttagcacgaaagtaaaagaaaatttgcgaaagatgaaaagtagagggaccaaagttgaaggtAAAAAtattgtgaggttaaattgaaaataataaaacttttgagttaaaaatgaaaaaaaaacaatttatatgTGTTAAAATTACAAAACATAAAAAGCTTTTGGGTActtaaagttaaaaaatcaacttttttttgaaaacccccaAACATAAATTACAACACCTTATGCACAAAATTGTTGCTAATTTATGGAGTGTAAATGTTATTTGATAAACGAATAACCCACTAGACACGATTCACCAACTCGTAAAATAAGTAAAAAtgttatttgattttgaaacttttATGAGATATATTATTGAATTGGTTTTTAACCTTTTACAATTATCCTTACACACCCGTTTGTTTCTCTTCCACCATTTTCATCCACAAAATTACATCTCtttgatcaaataataataatcttcAACGACAGAATCAGTCATGGAGGTCTCACTGAGAGCTACAGTCCCTCCTCAATTCAACAGAATCCCCAAGTCGAAACCTCATAACAATCGACCCGTTGTTTGTTGCTTCGGGTAGTATTCAACCCTCATATTTACTTCATCTATGTCAATAATTAGATTCAAATGTTAGGATACTTCGTACTTATGATCATCAGTTGAACTTACTACATTGCGTCATGTTTGCTGATTTGAATATTATTATGATCACAGTTATGGATCCCTAAACATAATTTTGTTTAGTAGCATTTTTTTATAAGAAATTTAGTTTAGGAGCTGTTCTGCTTGCTTGTATTTCGAGAATTTATGTGAGTTGATTTTGGTTGGTTTAATTAAGTAAACCCTAATTGATCTTTTCACAGGCTATTGGATTAGTATCTGTTTGTAAGTTATAGTTAGGACAGGTAGGCAGTGGAAGAAGGATCAAATCCAAAACAATCTTAACCTAGGAAGTGTAGGTAACCGGGCCAAATTAACTCCGATTTACCTCATTCCAGCGACGTTGGAACCCTATTCAAATATATACAGGGTTTAGCTCTTAGAGTTTAACTTAGCTTTTAGCCTTTAGGATTTATCTAGCTTTTAGATTTTAGGGTTTAGGGTCAAGGGGTTAGAGTTCGACGAGCTGGTTCCAACGCCGATGGAATGAGCTCAATTGGAGTTCGTTTGACCCACACCTCCTAGGTTAAGGACATTTTGTGCCGGATCCTTACCCAAAACAAACTGGGTTTGATTAGTTTTACCCTTAAAGCAACTTATACAGATAGCGGTAAAAAAGTTTAGTGTCTGTTTGAATATCTGCAACAGATAACGGATAACCCTGTGTCTGTCTCATTATACAGATCCATGCTTCGTCACGGCAATAGCACTCATGTGTCGTCGTTCTGCCCCGTACTTGTTCCAGTAAAACATTGTCTATATGTCATGCTTGTCAATTAGGCAAACACGGTCTTTTTACCTTTTCTTGTTCTACTACTAAGACTAGTAAGTAAGAATGGTTTTAAAAAATTAACGTCTTATTCTTGGATGATTACCGCCTAGTGTTACATGTGTGCCCGACCCTACTCCCTATAGCCGTCTTGACGTTGCCCTTCAATATTTGACATTCACGTATCCTATTATTGCCTATGACATTCTGCAAGTCTGTTGTTTTTGTGCATGATCTTACAAACCTCACTTCACTTTAATGCTCTTAAACGTAATCTTCTATATATACAAGGCACCATCAATCAGTGTCTTCACATTTTACCTTCATCTGTTGATAGGTTAGTTGTGTATCACAATGCAGACTAGGTTTGTTTCCTGATACACGTCGGTCTACATTGAGTATCATGTTCTTCCAGTCCAATCTTGTTTCCAGGTCTTATAAGCATCAACATATAGTATTCTGTTAATTGTATACTCTCATATGTAATTATCTTTTATTGTTTGTGTCTATTATGCTATGATCAATGTAAAAGGGTTTACACTTCATCAATGTAATCAACTAGTCATTCAGTCTAATTCGATACTAGACTAATTTAAACTCATGTGTCTAATCCAGGTTAGAAAATCACAATAGCGTTGAGTTAAATCAGGTAACTATCAGTTCTCTCTGCAGCTGATTTATCTTTTCTTTATGTATCAAATTAATTAAGGCCTATTTTATAATTCTAAAAGACCCCCTGCAGTCCAAAAATGACGAACCCGAAAGAACTCATAATGACATCTGGCGGCTTTTCACAGAAGCTCAAAGGAGTGAGTCGCATATCTTATCGTTTACTTTTAAATATTGCAGTGTTGAATATTGACTATTTGACTTCCAGTATCACATTGTCATTATTATGTAGCTATTCATATTTGTTTAATGTTTGATCCAGATATTATGTACTTAAACAGACAACGAGTACAAGCTATAGAAGAGCTAGATGAAATGAAAAAAGAACAAAAATCCTTGCTTGAAAAGTTAGAGCAGCTGGAAAGTCAAACACATGCTTCCATTAAAGAAGGTAAATAAAAGGCTTCTTTATTAACGTGTCACAGTTAGTTTATGCTTGAGTAATCATAAAGCTCTGAACTTTAGAACTAGAGTTGTCCAAAACTGTTGAAACCGAGTGAACCTCCGAAACTGAAGCAAGTTGGTGGGTTTGAGATCCAAGCGGGCTTGGTTCATGGTTCGCTTTTTGCTGTTTGGCGGTTTAACGATTCCGACTGATTAGAAACTTGGAACCGGCCGTTTAACCTTTATTAATTACACGCAcacatatatattttatttttggaatatGTAAATGTATATGTATTTATAATCATGAGTCATCTTTTTGTAAAGTACAcagatagtccttgtggtttaccaaaattttagatttggtctctagctttccaaaagtacatagatggtccatgtggtttgcactttgtaacgcatttagtgcccagtttttttttttttccaaaagtaTATGGATGGTCCTTgcggtttgcactttgtaatgcatttagtccctaacttgaacatgctaaaacctttagaatTGTTGGCTGAGGACTAAATGCATGCAAAGTGTAAACCaaagggaccatccatgtacttttggaaagctagggaccaaatccataattttggtaaaccacaaggactatccgtgtactttactcttaatTTTAACATTTCAATACAAACTAATAATTTTGAAGGAAAAAAAGGGTTCAAACCACCAACCGAACAGTTAAACCGCCAAACCGGCCGCTCTGACCGACCCACACAACCCGGCCGCTTTGGTTGTCGTATCCCGAAACCGTAGTTAGCGGTCCGGCCAAGACTTTTGTCAAAACCGGCCGAACCGCACTGTGAAGTCGTAAACACCTTATTTACAACTGAGGTTAAGTCATCAACATTTAATATAACATTTTATTTTACGGGTCTCAAATGCTAGTTCTAATTTCTTACGTTTTGTATCAGATCCTTTCTCAATCATCTCCGAATTGCTGCTAAGAATAGACTCAATGGTGCTGACTGGGATCCTCGACACTAGAGAAGCTTCCGGCTTTAGAAGTCTAGTCATCAACACATCACTTAACGTAGCTGATTATTTCGCTGACATCATCTCTAAAAGTGACGCTGAAATTTTGGCACAACTTCGTCACgtttcaaacaaaaaaaaaatgtaatgtTCCAAGATTTGAAGAAAAAAATTGTTATAGTAATCACATGTCGGTATGTTTATTGTTTCACAGGAAAGGTTTTCACATAATCCACATTTGTACTGAAATGGAACCGGTTGCTTCGGTTGGATCTTTGGCGTCGTATGTCACTTCGTTATCTCATGTGCTGCAGAGGCATGGAAATTTGGTGGAAGTTATATTACCCATGTAATTGTTGAACtcttattatattattattattattattattattattattattattattattattattattattattattattattattattattattattattagagtaaaatgtcatttttgtctctgaggtttggccagttttgtgactttcgtccaagggtttgtttttccgcatctggatacaaaaggtttgaaatcttgccattttcatccggcttgttaactccatccatttttctccgttaagtcaggggtatttctgtcttttttgttaacttaaagagcaatttggtctttttcaggggtattcggtctttttacgtAAAgtaaaaaagaccgaattgccctttaagttaacacaaaagacggaaatacctctgacttaacggagaaaaatgaatggagttaacgagccggatgaaaatggctagattccaaaccttttggatccagatacggaaaaacaaacctttggacgaaagtcgcaaaaccggccaaacctcagggacgaaaatggcattttactcttattattattttgttgCTTCGTATGTTTGTGAATGAAAGAAGTTAATATTGTTTCTGAACAGGTATGCAACTCTAAATCTCGAAAGCATCAACTCTTTATGGGAAATTAAGGCAGAGTTCTTTTCATATTTTGACGGTCAATTGCACAGGAACAGGATTTGGACCGGGTGAATCTCTTAAACTCCGATTATGTATCGAACATTTTCCATTTAGTTTGTTAAATATCATAGAATGCAATTTTTTTTATCGTTACAGCGTTGTAAATGGCATAGCGGCTACTTTTATACAGCCGGTTTACTACTCATCGTTCTTCAACACGGAGAATATATATGGATACCCAAATGACTTTGAGCGGTCAGTAACTCCTCTTGCTTCCAATTACTTAAGTTTATTTAAATAACTTTTACTAAAGTACACgcatggtccctgtggtttaccaaaatttggatttggtccctagctttccaaaagtacacataTGGCCCCTATGGTTTGCAATTTTGTAACgcatttggtccctagctttttcCAAAAGTGCATGGATGGTCCATGTTGTTTAcgctttgtaacgcatttagtcactaacttggacatgctaaaacctttagatatgttagctggggactaaatgtgtcacaaagtgcaaaccatagggaccatccatgtagTTTTGAAAAACTAGGGTCCAAATCCATTTCTTTCTATATCTCGATTTTATTTTTAATCAGTTATTCACTTGATGGTGACAGATTCTCGTATTTTTCTCGTGCCTCACTGGATTATATACTTAAATCAGGAAAGAAACCTGATGTGATACATATACACAACTGGGAAACTTCGATTGTCGGACCGTTATTTTGGGATATTTTTGCTAATCAGGTGAAATTAATATAACATATCTGTTACTTTATGCAAAGTATAGGATTTTTATAGTGAACTTTTTCGAATCGTTTGAATATGCAGGGTCTTGCTGCTACTAGAATACTGTTGACTTGCCAGGGCCTTAAATCTCAGGTGAAATTATAACGTTATATaattttgagttaaatgccattttagtccctgtggtttgggtcattttgtcagtttagtccaaaggtttcatttttaacctgtgggtccaaaaaggtttcacagttgccattttagtccacttggttaacttcatccattttttccgTTAACGAGaaggcaatttggtcattttgtatgtaatgctgttaactaaaagggcaattcagccatataaaatgaccgaattggccttctcgttaacagaaaaaatggatgaagttaactcagtggactaaaatggcaactgtgaaacctttttggacccacaggttaaaaatgaaacctttggactaaactggcaaaatggcccaaaccacagggactaaaatggcatttaactctataatTTTTCATCAATTTATGATAttaatttgtttttattataattttgtAGTGCCTTGAGCAACCTGATAAATTGGCAATGTGTGGGCTTGATCCAGCTAAATTGCATCGTCATGATCGCTTGCAAGACAATAATAAGCCACATCTTGTTAACATCTTAAAGGTTGTTATAATTCCATTAACTATACTTAAAGTTGGATCAAAACAATTGCTGTTGCTATAATTATATATGCTCGATTTGGATTTTAACAAATATTGTTAACAAGCAGGCTGGAATTGTTTATTCAAACAAAGTCATAGTGATGTCATCAATACATTCAAAAGATCAAATAGTTAGTACTCTGAGCCATGGACTGGAATTTGCCTTGGATACTCATAagtaaggttttttttttttttttttttttttttttttttgtaaatgtaaaatgccattttcgcccctgaagtttggccagttttgcgactttcgtccaatggtttgtttttccacatctggatccaaaagatttgaaatctttgccattttcatccggctcgttaactccatccatttttctccgttaagtcaggggtatttccgtatttttgttaacttaaagggcaattcggtctttttacataaagtgaaaaagatcgAAATGCcttttaagttagcaaaaaagacggaaataccttagacttaacggagaaaaatggatgtaGTTAACAAGCCGGAAGAAAATGGCAAatatttcaaacctttggacgaaagtcgcaaaactggccaaacctcagggagtaaaacggcattttactcttttttgtACTATCCATAATATACCTTTTGGATATGGTGACTCAGGATGGGATAATTTATGTTATTTCAGGGACAAATTACTGATTGCTCCATTTGGGTACGATGACTCACCATGGGATCCTTCACAGGACAAGTTTCTTCCACGCGGCTACACTGCGGACGATACGAGGGGAAAAGCGATTTCCAAAGCTGCGTTACAACAGCAGCTAGGGTTACCTGAAAATATTGCATCTGTTTTTGTAAGTGGTtcgtttttttaattttcttattAATGGATTTTTAATAGATAATTATTTATTAAGTTGTTACATATTATCAGGTCGGGTACATGTTTACCGAAGATTCGGATGTTGATTTGGAGAATATTAAATCGCTTGTTCGGGATTCTTCCACTAGGGGTGTTCAGGTTAGTGCTCAACAAACATGATCATATATAAATTTTGCTTTAAAGAAATCTCGATTCTCGTGTCATCTATTGAAAAATATCTGCAGTTCATCTTTGTGGGAATTAGCAAAATATACGGAATGAAAAACAAACTGGAATCCTTTCAGGAAGGTCTCAAGGTATGAACAAAGTGACAAAAATCCCagtattttatttaataaattaaatgtGTCGTAAGTTATGTTTTTTCAGGATGAAAATGTGAGATTTGTTGACGAGTATGATGAATCTCTATTGCATTTGATCTTTGCTGGATCCGATATAATCTTGTGTTCTTTCGATGATCCAATGCTTCAAATGCCAGTATGTCattctttaattttatttatttacttttgtATATTTCGTTATATATTTACCATTAAAATGTAGGTCAAGGCCATAAAATATGGAGCTGCTCCCGTTCCTGTGAATTTTACTGATGACAGATTAAGGTAAATCTACACAATGCGTTGTCCTTCACTATGATTTTTCTTTCATTTGTTATTAAACTTTTAATTTAATTGTATCAGGAAGTTTATCGATCCTGGCAACACCGAACGCACACAATTGTCAGAGTACATTATAAACACCTTTGCAAATGTCTCGTTAAGTCAAGCGATTGACGAAATTGTGGGTATCTTATCCTAAACAAACTCTTAATTTCCGCCAATattttatttaggttttatttataaatttgaTTGGGTGGTTGTAGAAGAAGAAGCCATCACAGTGGAATAGAAAAATACTGGAGGCAATGTCAAAAGATGTATCATGGGATGCAGAGTGCTATGATATACATGTTTCAGCTTACATGTCGCTAAAGAAATAATATTTTTCCAGGTAAATAATCTCTATTTCATAATAATATTCTCGGTTTAGTTAGTTGTAACAAGCTTACTTATATTACCTTTTTTTTTACATTCCCTCTGTATTTATTTGTTTTGTTGAATGAGTACCTGTTACCAGTGAACTTGCGGGACCCACCAATTTCCGCCTCTACCTTCTAGGGTTTTCTATGTAACGTTGTATCTACAAATATTGTGTCAGTATACAGTTGTCCGTGCAGGGTTTTTATTTACAATATGACATGGTATCAGGCATAACCATCACCGTGCTGGCTGCCATGCCTTTTTAAGGCACCAAGGGACCCTGGTGTTAAGGCCGGCTGCCTGTTGTTCATCCAACTGCTGTCGCCCTTTGCCACTGCGGTGTTGCATCTGATCGTTTGGAACCATGTTTTCGGAACTGTTGATCTTGTATGAAAGCAACACCAAGATCAAAAGTCTGGTGTAACATACTATGgaaacattttattttattaattaaaagtcTTAAATTCCTATTCATTCATAATATATGTTGCCATTGGTTTAATTCAATTATCTTGAAAATTGTCTTAAAATGCGAATGTGTGATACATTATTGTAAGTGTAATAAGATGCGCCCCAGGAGACGACGACATTTGGTGGTCAAGTGGTATTCCACATTCAAAAGATTGAGAGTTTAAGTCGTGCAGGGTGCAAATTGTGATAAATTTATCCTTGATAATTCTAGGAATTGCTGTTAAAAAACAAGTGTAATAAGGTTTTGTGTCAAAAATAAGAATTCCTCCACTTGAGGGATCATTGTTGTCCTTTGACCAAATGCTTGACTTATTGGATATGTATTGTTAGTGTGAATTAGTCTTGTGGAATAGATTTTCATTCTAATCAACTACAATGGCGATTGCAGTCGATTTCAAGTTTTCAACCATAAATTATTAGTCAGATTAGTTCAAGAACATACACACACAATCTTGATTAAGCTTGATATTAAGAAATTAACCTAACCTAACATGTTTTGATTATCGTAAAAGATATTTGTAAACTATTGGATATCTTAGTCGTGTTCAATTTCCAAGAAAAATCGTTTGTTGAATTTAACCCACTAAAATTCTCAAAATTGTAAGAGCATTAGCAATGggactaaggggctgtttggttaagcattatactgagtctgaatggttaagacctttccctctgaatggttaagcattatactgagtctgaatggttaagacctataattgattcagcacttaaccattcagaagttgccaaacagcccctaagctCCACGGACGAGCCCATAATGTGTCTCCTCCTCTCACGTCACATTCTCTCTCCTTCACGTCCCCACCCCCCTCTTCTAGATCAGCTCTAACACCGGGTGGTCACTTCCAAAAACGCTGATTGCGAATGCTTTAAGAGGTTTCTGTACCACTCACCCTAAGAACGAACATTTCTAATCATTTGCGGATGATATACAAATAAAAACTCCAATTTTTTTATCAGACTTTTAATCAAATAATTCCTATATTTTCAGAAGAAATTACACCACACGgtttaaatgattttttttaaaatttattattaattaaaaatatacTAAAAGCTTACTTGTAGAGAAAGTGTACCGTACAATTTTGCTTAACGTACGCCGGTAAGATATAACACGCGGATACTGGATTTACAACATGCGGATTTGTGTTTGGAGAGGTAAATCCGCATGTGTATATAAGAAAAAGAAAGTCTGCATGTTAGAAACAAAAAAAATCGCATGTGGGAAAGTATAAAGAATCGCATGTTAAGAAAAAAAAGCCGCATGTTGATAAAAAACAATTCCGCATGTTTAAGGAAAAAACCCGCATGTTGAAACTGCTCAGCGTACGTTAAGTAAAATTGTACGTTAACCAACCCCTATCTTGTATCTAATGAAATTATTATTGTCTTaaataaaaacaaacttattcCAAGAAAAAAAAACGGTTACAagataacataaaacataaattacaaagagtgagagagagagactcGTTCTTCATCACTCCACAAAAACCGCTCTTCTGTCTGTTATGCATTCATTCATCGGTGGTTCATATTTTCCAATTCAAACACATTCTTTTCAATCCAAAACCAACAACAAACTTTCTTTGCAATGAGGAAAGAAGTTGCAGTTGCCGCAGTGGCCACCGTGTCCACCGTGGTGGTGGCCGGAGTGCTGCTTGTCCGTTGGAAGAAACGAGACGAGAGACGATGGAAACAAACGCAACGCATGTTTCGCAAATTCGCCAATGACTGTGCCACTCCTGTCCCCAAGCTGTGGCATGTGGCCTTCGACTTAGTTTCCGATATGCAGACCAGTCTTTCTGATCAGTCTCAGACCGATTATGTCATGCTTCCGTCCGTTACCTCATCCCTTCCC
The sequence above is drawn from the Helianthus annuus cultivar XRQ/B chromosome 12, HanXRQr2.0-SUNRISE, whole genome shotgun sequence genome and encodes:
- the LOC110895491 gene encoding probable starch synthase 4, chloroplastic/amyloplastic isoform X1 — its product is MEVSLRATVPPQFNRIPKSKPHNNRPVVCCFGLENHNSVELNQSKNDEPERTHNDIWRLFTEAQRNIMYLNRQRVQAIEELDEMKKEQKSLLEKLEQLESQTHASIKEDPFSIISELLLRIDSMVLTGILDTREASGFRSLVINTSLNVADYFADIISKSDAEILAQLRHVSNKKKMKGFHIIHICTEMEPVASVGSLASYVTSLSHVLQRHGNLVEVILPMYATLNLESINSLWEIKAEFFSYFDGQLHRNRIWTGVVNGIAATFIQPVYYSSFFNTENIYGYPNDFERFSYFSRASLDYILKSGKKPDVIHIHNWETSIVGPLFWDIFANQGLAATRILLTCQGLKSQCLEQPDKLAMCGLDPAKLHRHDRLQDNNKPHLVNILKAGIVYSNKVIVMSSIHSKDQIVSTLSHGLEFALDTHKDKLLIAPFGYDDSPWDPSQDKFLPRGYTADDTRGKAISKAALQQQLGLPENIASVFVGYMFTEDSDVDLENIKSLVRDSSTRGVQFIFVGISKIYGMKNKLESFQEGLKDENVRFVDEYDESLLHLIFAGSDIILCSFDDPMLQMPVKAIKYGAAPVPVNFTDDRLRKFIDPGNTERTQLSEYIINTFANVSLSQAIDEIKKKPSQWNRKILEAMSKDVSWDAECYDIHVSAYMSLKK
- the LOC110895491 gene encoding probable starch synthase 4, chloroplastic/amyloplastic isoform X2, with product MYLNRQRVQAIEELDEMKKEQKSLLEKLEQLESQTHASIKEDPFSIISELLLRIDSMVLTGILDTREASGFRSLVINTSLNVADYFADIISKSDAEILAQLRHVSNKKKMKGFHIIHICTEMEPVASVGSLASYVTSLSHVLQRHGNLVEVILPMYATLNLESINSLWEIKAEFFSYFDGQLHRNRIWTGVVNGIAATFIQPVYYSSFFNTENIYGYPNDFERFSYFSRASLDYILKSGKKPDVIHIHNWETSIVGPLFWDIFANQGLAATRILLTCQGLKSQCLEQPDKLAMCGLDPAKLHRHDRLQDNNKPHLVNILKAGIVYSNKVIVMSSIHSKDQIVSTLSHGLEFALDTHKDKLLIAPFGYDDSPWDPSQDKFLPRGYTADDTRGKAISKAALQQQLGLPENIASVFVGYMFTEDSDVDLENIKSLVRDSSTRGVQFIFVGISKIYGMKNKLESFQEGLKDENVRFVDEYDESLLHLIFAGSDIILCSFDDPMLQMPVKAIKYGAAPVPVNFTDDRLRKFIDPGNTERTQLSEYIINTFANVSLSQAIDEIKKKPSQWNRKILEAMSKDVSWDAECYDIHVSAYMSLKK
- the LOC110895491 gene encoding probable starch synthase 4, chloroplastic/amyloplastic isoform X3; the protein is MKKEQKSLLEKLEQLESQTHASIKEDPFSIISELLLRIDSMVLTGILDTREASGFRSLVINTSLNVADYFADIISKSDAEILAQLRHVSNKKKMKGFHIIHICTEMEPVASVGSLASYVTSLSHVLQRHGNLVEVILPMYATLNLESINSLWEIKAEFFSYFDGQLHRNRIWTGVVNGIAATFIQPVYYSSFFNTENIYGYPNDFERFSYFSRASLDYILKSGKKPDVIHIHNWETSIVGPLFWDIFANQGLAATRILLTCQGLKSQCLEQPDKLAMCGLDPAKLHRHDRLQDNNKPHLVNILKAGIVYSNKVIVMSSIHSKDQIVSTLSHGLEFALDTHKDKLLIAPFGYDDSPWDPSQDKFLPRGYTADDTRGKAISKAALQQQLGLPENIASVFVGYMFTEDSDVDLENIKSLVRDSSTRGVQFIFVGISKIYGMKNKLESFQEGLKDENVRFVDEYDESLLHLIFAGSDIILCSFDDPMLQMPVKAIKYGAAPVPVNFTDDRLRKFIDPGNTERTQLSEYIINTFANVSLSQAIDEIKKKPSQWNRKILEAMSKDVSWDAECYDIHVSAYMSLKK